In Methanooceanicella nereidis, the following are encoded in one genomic region:
- a CDS encoding universal stress protein: protein MYKNILVPVDGSEQSFGAINVAGVIASSCNARVTLFHVRKPPESVVTDIITEDKLFSLPLIEKESEMFERCMEMLGKFNIKPSMKVVESDDIAGQIIYEYNSANYDAIIIGHRGRTMLKQLVLGSVANAVLVEAQCPVIMVHVPRKQD, encoded by the coding sequence GTGTATAAGAATATCCTGGTCCCCGTTGATGGCTCCGAGCAGAGTTTCGGAGCAATAAATGTGGCCGGTGTCATCGCATCTTCATGTAATGCCCGTGTCACTTTATTCCATGTACGTAAGCCTCCCGAGAGTGTCGTGACCGATATTATCACTGAAGACAAGCTTTTTTCTCTCCCGCTTATCGAAAAGGAGTCGGAGATGTTTGAGCGGTGCATGGAAATGCTGGGCAAGTTCAATATAAAGCCTTCGATGAAGGTCGTCGAATCAGACGACATAGCCGGGCAAATAATATATGAATATAACAGCGCTAATTATGATGCCATTATTATCGGGCACAGAGGAAGGACCATGTTGAAACAGCTTGTACTGGGCAGCGTCGCGAACGCTGTGCTGGTGGAGGCTCAATGCCCGGTCATCATGGTACATGTCCCGAGAAAGCAGGATTAG
- a CDS encoding TIGR04013 family B12-binding domain/radical SAM domain-containing protein, translated as MKDLKINFRWNPKNRYSIAVLGAVIKDRRLVKGPEDGIMLYSFASLQAEDVFKEVRSAKTDSVFIAGGPHPTGCPGETLKYFDYVVIGEGEETLPELINALREGKDVSGVRGIAYKDNESVVFTEKREYVDLNKYPPFEPPLFGPIEISRGCPWNCAYCQTPRIFGHRMRHRSVEQICKYDKFYEDKRLISPNAFAYGSNGVTPDVKAVEKLLSSLSGNIYFGTFPSEVRPEFVIPEMLDLVNAYCANKEIHLGGQSGSDKVLKAIHRGHTASDVIVAVERVCDAGLTPVVDFIFGLPGENEEDQMLTIDCIRTIIKDGGKIRAHYFMPLPGTELAGTTPAELSPEVEKLLGKLALGGRLTGSWSDKKKMKK; from the coding sequence ATGAAAGATCTTAAGATAAATTTCCGCTGGAACCCGAAAAACCGTTATAGCATAGCCGTGCTTGGCGCGGTCATTAAAGACCGCAGACTGGTCAAGGGTCCTGAGGACGGCATAATGCTCTATAGTTTCGCCTCGTTGCAGGCAGAGGACGTCTTTAAGGAAGTGAGGAGCGCAAAGACGGACTCGGTTTTTATAGCCGGAGGGCCGCACCCGACAGGATGCCCCGGGGAAACTCTAAAATATTTCGATTATGTCGTCATAGGAGAGGGCGAAGAGACATTGCCCGAATTAATAAATGCTTTACGCGAAGGGAAAGACGTATCCGGTGTCAGGGGGATAGCCTATAAAGATAACGAGAGTGTCGTTTTTACCGAAAAAAGGGAATACGTCGATCTGAATAAATATCCTCCTTTTGAGCCTCCGCTTTTCGGCCCGATCGAGATCTCCAGGGGGTGCCCGTGGAACTGCGCATACTGCCAGACGCCCCGGATATTCGGGCACAGGATGAGGCACAGGAGCGTCGAGCAGATATGCAAATACGATAAGTTTTACGAGGACAAGAGGCTGATATCGCCTAACGCGTTCGCCTACGGCTCGAACGGCGTTACCCCTGACGTTAAGGCGGTAGAAAAGCTGTTAAGTTCGCTTTCCGGCAATATCTACTTCGGGACTTTCCCATCGGAGGTCAGGCCGGAGTTCGTGATACCGGAAATGCTGGATCTCGTGAATGCTTACTGCGCGAACAAGGAGATACACCTCGGAGGACAATCGGGCAGCGATAAAGTCCTAAAGGCCATTCACAGGGGACATACCGCATCTGACGTGATAGTGGCCGTGGAAAGAGTCTGTGACGCCGGCCTCACGCCCGTCGTTGATTTTATCTTCGGGCTCCCCGGCGAGAATGAAGAGGACCAGATGCTGACGATAGACTGCATAAGGACAATAATAAAGGATGGCGGGAAAATAAGAGCACACTATTTTATGCCCCTGCCGGGCACCGAACTTGCCGGTACGACACCCGCGGAGCTTAGCCCTGAGGTTGAAAAGCTGCTGGGAAAGCTGGCGCTGGGCGGCAGGCTGACGGGCTCATGGTCGGATAAGAAAAAGATGAAAAAATGA
- a CDS encoding DUF99 family protein produces the protein MVKETHIKPEIRVLGIDDSPLVSDKIMIVGAIMRGGEWLEGVLRTDITRDGFDATVRLSEMICGSKHYGQIRAVMLNGITFGGFNIVDLRELYERTRLPVIVIMREMPDMEKIKEALKNLSDPEGRYEMITRAGNIIKVQTIKRGKPIFIQAYGIEAQDAANIVQATSIHSRIPEPIRVAHIIATGVILGESKKRA, from the coding sequence CTGGTGAAAGAGACGCATATAAAGCCTGAGATAAGGGTACTGGGAATTGATGACTCCCCGCTCGTCTCGGATAAGATCATGATCGTAGGAGCGATAATGCGGGGAGGCGAATGGCTTGAAGGAGTTCTGAGAACTGACATAACCAGGGATGGGTTTGATGCCACGGTCAGGCTATCCGAGATGATATGCGGGAGCAAACACTACGGCCAGATAAGAGCTGTCATGCTAAATGGTATCACTTTTGGCGGTTTTAATATCGTGGACTTGCGAGAGCTATACGAAAGGACCCGTCTGCCGGTGATAGTTATCATGAGAGAGATGCCCGATATGGAAAAAATAAAGGAGGCGCTAAAAAACCTGTCGGATCCTGAGGGAAGATACGAAATGATCACCCGGGCAGGGAATATCATAAAAGTGCAAACCATCAAGCGAGGTAAGCCGATATTTATACAGGCGTACGGTATTGAGGCACAGGATGCGGCCAATATCGTACAGGCCACCTCAATTCATAGTCGAATACCCGAGCCGATAAGAGTAGCTCACATAATAGCCACAGGAGTTATCCTGGGAGAGTCAAAAAAGAGGGCATGA
- a CDS encoding sodium-translocating pyrophosphatase, whose amino-acid sequence MDYTILAPIAGALALVFAGYLAYAVLKENAGSQRMKEISGAVQEGAMAYLNRQYTTIGIFAIVLAIILGVFIGVWVAIGFLVGAVLSAVAGYIGMNISVRANVRTAEAAKSGLDKALSVAFKGGAVTGLAVVGLGLIGISGFYILIANFLTPAGSEMNLAPLIGLGFGASLISLFARVGGGIFTKAADVGADLVGKVEAGIPEDDPRNPAVIADNVGDNVGDCAGMGADLFETYVVTGLAAILLGSFPEIQNYLIANIGLSAAAAENLATYPLLLGAMAIFASIIGVFFVRLGSSKKIMGALYKGLIASTIISIGLFFLATEILLDGNWGIFLSSLVGLGVMASMVVITEYYTGTDHRPVKEVAKSSQTGAGTNIITGIAMGLEATALPVLVIIIGIFLAYQFAGLYGIAIAAMAMLSVTGIIVAVDSYGPITDNAGGIAEMADLPSEVRKITDALDAVGNTTKAVTKGYAIGSAALAALALFAAFKAEIPGGELLDLSIDQPIVLIGLFIGGALPFLFSAFCMQAVGKAAFAIVSEVRRQFKEIPGIMEGKAKPDYGKCVDIVTLAALKQMAAPGILAVIAPLIVGFVLGPAALSGLLLGVIVTGLLLAIHMTSGGAAWDNGKKYIETGNYGGKGSDAHKAAVVGDTVGDPYKDTAGPALNALIKVMNTVSLIFIGLISTYYLLK is encoded by the coding sequence ATGGATTATACCATTCTGGCACCGATCGCAGGTGCTCTTGCATTGGTATTTGCCGGTTACCTTGCATATGCAGTCCTCAAGGAGAATGCAGGTTCCCAGAGGATGAAGGAAATATCCGGCGCGGTGCAGGAAGGCGCGATGGCATACTTGAACAGACAGTACACTACCATCGGCATATTTGCGATAGTGCTCGCTATCATATTAGGCGTATTTATCGGCGTCTGGGTCGCCATAGGCTTCCTTGTGGGCGCTGTACTGTCCGCTGTTGCCGGTTATATCGGCATGAACATATCGGTCAGGGCAAACGTCAGGACCGCCGAAGCGGCAAAATCCGGGCTTGACAAGGCATTATCGGTCGCTTTCAAAGGCGGAGCGGTCACCGGTCTTGCTGTCGTAGGTCTTGGTCTTATTGGCATTAGCGGTTTTTACATCCTTATCGCCAACTTCCTTACCCCCGCAGGCTCTGAGATGAACCTCGCTCCTCTCATAGGACTTGGTTTCGGTGCGAGCCTTATCAGCTTATTCGCCAGGGTAGGCGGAGGCATTTTCACAAAGGCGGCAGATGTAGGCGCTGACCTTGTAGGCAAGGTCGAGGCAGGCATCCCCGAGGATGACCCGAGGAACCCCGCTGTCATCGCAGACAACGTCGGTGACAACGTAGGCGACTGCGCCGGCATGGGTGCCGACCTGTTCGAGACATACGTCGTAACGGGGCTCGCAGCGATCTTACTGGGAAGCTTCCCTGAGATACAGAACTATCTTATCGCTAACATAGGATTATCCGCAGCAGCTGCGGAGAACCTTGCGACCTACCCGCTTCTTCTCGGCGCCATGGCCATATTCGCATCGATCATCGGTGTGTTCTTCGTAAGGCTTGGCTCCAGCAAAAAGATCATGGGCGCCCTGTATAAGGGACTTATCGCGTCGACCATCATATCTATCGGATTGTTCTTCCTTGCGACCGAGATACTTCTTGACGGCAACTGGGGCATCTTCCTCTCGTCGCTTGTAGGTCTCGGCGTCATGGCCTCAATGGTAGTGATCACCGAATACTACACCGGTACCGATCACAGGCCGGTCAAAGAGGTCGCAAAGTCGTCACAGACAGGCGCAGGAACGAACATCATTACCGGTATCGCGATGGGCCTTGAGGCAACCGCACTTCCGGTGCTTGTCATCATCATAGGCATATTCCTCGCATACCAGTTCGCAGGCTTATACGGTATAGCGATCGCCGCAATGGCAATGTTATCCGTCACAGGCATAATCGTCGCTGTAGACTCCTACGGCCCGATCACTGACAACGCAGGCGGTATAGCCGAAATGGCAGACCTGCCGTCCGAAGTCAGGAAGATCACCGATGCGCTTGACGCAGTAGGCAACACGACCAAGGCGGTCACTAAAGGTTATGCTATCGGCTCGGCGGCACTCGCGGCACTGGCGCTGTTCGCAGCGTTCAAGGCTGAGATCCCGGGCGGAGAGCTCCTCGACCTTTCGATCGATCAGCCAATAGTCCTCATCGGACTGTTCATTGGAGGAGCACTACCGTTCCTGTTCAGCGCATTCTGTATGCAGGCAGTAGGAAAGGCAGCCTTCGCCATTGTCAGCGAGGTCAGGCGTCAGTTTAAAGAGATACCGGGCATCATGGAAGGAAAGGCAAAGCCGGACTATGGAAAGTGTGTTGACATAGTCACTCTGGCAGCGCTCAAGCAGATGGCTGCTCCGGGTATTCTCGCGGTCATCGCTCCGCTTATCGTAGGATTCGTACTCGGTCCTGCAGCATTAAGCGGTTTACTTCTTGGTGTTATCGTAACCGGTCTGCTGCTGGCTATTCACATGACTTCCGGCGGTGCCGCATGGGATAACGGTAAGAAGTACATAGAGACAGGCAACTATGGCGGCAAGGGCAGCGATGCCCACAAGGCGGCAGTAGTAGGCGACACTGTAGGCGACCCGTACAAGGACACCGCAGGCCCTGCGCTGAACGCCCTTATCAAGGTCATGAACACAGTATCGCTGATATTCATCGGCCTGATATCCACATACTACCTGTTAAAATAA
- the sppA gene encoding signal peptide peptidase SppA: MEGSRPGRLNIVNIFLILIILAMGVMLFAESALIMAQSDLSLPFKKLSPISNKVAVIYVEGTMVTDNVPEGFGYASSNNIIKSLRAAQEDKSVKAIVLRINSPGGTPVAAQEVYSQIEKTREVKPVVVSMGDLATSAAYYISSPCDKIFANPDTFTGSIGVIWVFENRSAYYNKEGIDYYVAKTGTYKDVGADWRGLNESEKQYVYNIINASNHHFISAVSEGRNIPVQVVEMLADGRVYTGDEAIALGLVDEIGSMYDAIDAAAKMGNITGTPDITYMNEPSLYSLLFGEQSQGTALGYDNKFSDPAKPGGFYYSPYGRLYMI, from the coding sequence ATGGAAGGAAGCAGGCCAGGCAGGTTAAATATCGTCAACATATTTCTTATACTGATAATCTTAGCCATGGGCGTCATGCTATTTGCCGAGTCTGCGCTCATCATGGCCCAGAGCGACCTGTCTCTTCCTTTTAAGAAGCTCAGCCCCATCTCTAACAAGGTCGCAGTCATATATGTCGAAGGCACGATGGTCACTGATAACGTGCCGGAAGGCTTTGGCTATGCCAGCTCTAATAATATTATCAAAAGCCTTCGAGCCGCTCAGGAGGATAAGTCCGTCAAGGCTATCGTTTTAAGGATCAACTCTCCCGGAGGCACGCCGGTAGCGGCCCAGGAGGTCTATTCACAGATAGAGAAGACCCGCGAGGTAAAGCCCGTCGTCGTATCCATGGGCGACCTTGCGACTTCTGCGGCATATTACATATCCTCGCCCTGCGATAAGATATTCGCCAACCCCGACACGTTCACGGGAAGCATCGGCGTGATATGGGTTTTCGAGAACCGAAGCGCGTATTATAATAAAGAGGGCATCGACTATTATGTGGCCAAGACCGGCACATATAAGGATGTGGGGGCTGACTGGAGAGGCCTTAACGAGAGCGAGAAGCAGTACGTGTACAATATAATCAACGCGTCCAACCATCACTTTATATCCGCAGTATCCGAAGGCAGGAACATCCCGGTACAGGTGGTGGAGATGCTAGCCGATGGCCGAGTATACACGGGTGACGAGGCAATAGCGCTGGGGCTTGTGGACGAGATCGGAAGCATGTATGATGCTATAGACGCCGCCGCAAAGATGGGCAACATTACTGGAACTCCTGACATCACCTACATGAACGAGCCGTCATTATACTCTTTACTTTTCGGAGAGCAAAGCCAGGGCACGGCGTTAGGCTATGATAATAAGTTTTCCGACCCTGCGAAACCGGGCGGGTTTTATTATTCGCCTTATGGACGGCTATACATGATATGA
- a CDS encoding HNH endonuclease, with amino-acid sequence MKCEICKRELPEWSLEEHHLVPREEGGSKGDKIYVCIACHDHLHKKINNKELA; translated from the coding sequence ATGAAATGCGAGATATGTAAGAGGGAATTACCCGAATGGTCGCTGGAGGAACATCACCTCGTGCCCAGGGAAGAAGGGGGATCAAAGGGAGATAAGATCTATGTCTGCATAGCCTGCCACGACCATCTTCATAAAAAAATAAACAATAAAGAGCTGGCTTAA
- a CDS encoding YhfC family glutamic-type intramembrane protease, which yields MVSVLNLLSGAGMVTVGVAAIAYWYLKKKPGLEYFFYGGIFWAIAIGIKLAMDLTISQPLQKFLLANMSILPFLILISLYVGVRTGLFESGITYIVVKMTKLSKMNFNEAIAVGIGFGGAEAIVLGLLSMLSIMTYILMPDLVSTLSAEVQDQFSLKYMPLPIIERTFTLLCHVFATLLAIYAVKLNDLRWLGVSVLFKTALDAVIPIAGYYLTGFSGTVLIEGYVVLLGILAYIGTIWFKNKYVAGERDAYKA from the coding sequence ATGGTCAGCGTGTTAAACCTGTTATCCGGGGCCGGAATGGTCACGGTGGGCGTGGCGGCGATCGCTTACTGGTATCTGAAAAAGAAGCCCGGCCTGGAGTATTTCTTTTATGGCGGAATTTTTTGGGCGATAGCTATCGGCATAAAGCTCGCCATGGACCTGACGATCTCACAGCCTTTACAAAAATTTTTGCTGGCCAATATGAGCATTCTTCCTTTCCTGATACTGATATCATTATATGTGGGCGTAAGGACGGGATTGTTCGAGAGCGGTATCACGTACATAGTGGTTAAGATGACAAAGCTATCGAAGATGAACTTTAATGAGGCGATAGCTGTGGGGATAGGGTTCGGCGGCGCAGAGGCTATCGTTTTAGGCCTATTATCAATGCTGTCCATAATGACATATATCCTGATGCCCGATCTTGTCAGCACGCTTTCCGCAGAGGTTCAGGACCAATTTTCATTAAAGTATATGCCCCTTCCAATAATTGAGAGAACCTTCACGCTATTATGCCACGTGTTTGCGACGCTGCTCGCAATATATGCTGTAAAGCTGAACGACCTGAGATGGCTGGGCGTCTCCGTCTTATTTAAGACAGCCCTTGATGCCGTGATACCTATAGCGGGTTATTATTTAACGGGGTTCTCCGGGACAGTGCTCATTGAAGGGTATGTGGTATTGCTCGGAATTCTGGCCTACATCGGTACGATATGGTTTAAAAATAAGTATGTGGCTGGTGAAAGAGACGCATATAAAGCCTGA
- a CDS encoding GNAT family N-acetyltransferase, producing MLCQKISEDLELRPLEEEDAEELFALVDKNREYLRKWLPWLDANTCVDHSRNFILLCIDNSLNKNEYHTGIWHYGRLAGLIGCHGIDNVNLSAGMGYWLGDEYQGKGLMIRSCKAMIDHAFNELYLNRIEIRCAVENKRSRVIPERLGFVEEGTLREAAWLNDRFIDLVVYGMIKRDWQS from the coding sequence ATGTTGTGTCAAAAGATCAGTGAAGACCTTGAGCTAAGGCCGCTTGAAGAAGAAGATGCGGAAGAGCTGTTCGCCCTGGTGGATAAGAACAGGGAATACCTTCGCAAATGGCTCCCATGGCTGGATGCCAACACCTGCGTGGATCACTCGAGAAATTTCATTCTTCTGTGCATAGATAACAGTCTCAATAAAAATGAATACCATACGGGCATCTGGCATTACGGCCGGCTTGCAGGGCTTATCGGATGCCATGGCATCGACAATGTTAATCTTTCCGCAGGTATGGGCTACTGGCTGGGGGATGAATACCAGGGAAAAGGGTTGATGATAAGGTCATGCAAGGCGATGATCGACCATGCGTTCAATGAGCTTTACCTGAACCGGATCGAGATAAGATGTGCCGTAGAAAACAAAAGGAGCAGAGTGATCCCGGAGAGACTGGGATTCGTAGAAGAGGGAACGCTGAGAGAAGCAGCATGGCTTAATGATCGTTTCATTGACCTGGTCGTGTACGGCATGATAAAAAGGGACTGGCAAAGTTAA
- a CDS encoding 2,3-bisphosphoglycerate-independent phosphoglycerate mutase — protein sequence MSTFTSTVAKKIMLIVLDGASDRPVDGATPMSRAKTPNLDRLAAEGINGIMDTISPGVRPGSDTSHLALLGYDPYEYYTGRGPFEAAGVGIEVKGGDIAFRCNFATVEDGVVTDRRAGRIKETDELEKTISEKVKVPGVEIIFKRSTGHRAALVLRGKGLSADITDTDPKKEGSPIKECHATNDSPEAKRTAEIVNSVSKQVVEALDSHPINVERRKNGLPAGNSILIRGAGMVPHIPDFYDRYHLKGAVVAAAGLIIGIGKMCGLEYLPLSGEEAKVEGSQVAAKVKKAVKALDTHDFVLLNIKGADEAGHDGDFEKKVAYMESADKALKSVLDLKDTIVIVTVDHSTPVSIKDHSADPVPVLINGAGVRVDDVTQYNELVAYKGGLCRIKGMDLMPIVLDLINLTKKFGA from the coding sequence ATGTCAACTTTTACATCAACAGTAGCGAAAAAGATAATGCTTATTGTACTGGATGGCGCATCGGACAGGCCTGTTGACGGCGCCACGCCGATGTCACGCGCAAAGACGCCAAATCTTGACAGGCTTGCTGCCGAGGGAATAAACGGCATAATGGACACGATATCCCCTGGCGTCAGGCCGGGCTCGGATACATCCCATCTCGCATTACTGGGTTATGATCCGTATGAGTACTATACGGGCAGAGGACCGTTCGAAGCGGCAGGTGTCGGCATAGAGGTAAAAGGCGGCGACATCGCTTTCAGGTGTAACTTCGCGACGGTAGAGGATGGCGTCGTTACAGACAGAAGGGCTGGAAGAATAAAGGAAACAGATGAACTGGAGAAAACCATATCTGAAAAGGTAAAAGTCCCCGGAGTGGAGATCATATTCAAGAGATCTACAGGGCACAGGGCAGCTCTCGTGTTGAGAGGAAAGGGACTTTCTGCTGACATAACCGACACGGACCCGAAGAAAGAAGGTTCGCCCATAAAAGAATGCCACGCCACGAATGATTCGCCTGAGGCAAAAAGGACCGCAGAAATAGTCAATAGCGTATCAAAGCAGGTCGTCGAAGCCCTTGACAGTCACCCGATAAATGTCGAGAGGAGAAAAAACGGGCTTCCAGCCGGTAACTCGATACTCATAAGGGGCGCGGGCATGGTACCTCACATACCGGACTTTTACGACAGATACCATCTAAAAGGAGCCGTCGTCGCAGCCGCAGGCCTTATTATAGGCATAGGCAAGATGTGCGGCCTGGAATATCTGCCTTTAAGCGGCGAAGAGGCAAAAGTCGAAGGTTCCCAGGTGGCGGCCAAAGTAAAAAAGGCCGTAAAAGCGCTTGATACGCATGATTTCGTGCTGCTAAATATCAAGGGGGCCGACGAGGCCGGTCATGACGGGGACTTCGAAAAGAAAGTGGCTTACATGGAAAGCGCGGACAAGGCGTTAAAGAGCGTGCTCGACCTCAAGGATACCATAGTCATAGTGACAGTGGACCACAGCACACCTGTATCCATAAAGGACCACTCCGCAGACCCTGTACCGGTCCTGATCAACGGTGCAGGTGTCAGGGTCGATGACGTGACGCAGTACAACGAGCTCGTGGCTTACAAGGGCGGGCTATGTCGCATCAAGGGCATGGACCTGATGCCGATAGTCCTTGACCTTATTAATTTGACCAAAAAATTTGGGGCTTAA
- a CDS encoding type IV pilin N-terminal domain-containing protein, protein MNIKIISMLLDDDRGVENAVYGILMIAVVVIVALMIGSIVLSQGGQIQLLTSSPKASLSGVLSGGSQPTLLINHESGDTLQTDQLSLSVFDSSGVLIGTTSLSSLSPPASPSTLSPGLQTSAIPLNVTGGNVVKGAQYTIKVTSIQTKQQIGMMLLVAR, encoded by the coding sequence ATGAATATTAAAATTATCTCTATGCTACTGGATGACGACCGGGGCGTCGAGAACGCCGTATACGGCATACTGATGATAGCCGTGGTCGTGATCGTAGCGCTTATGATAGGCTCTATCGTGCTGTCGCAAGGCGGTCAGATCCAGCTATTGACAAGCTCTCCGAAAGCCAGCCTGTCAGGAGTTCTCTCAGGCGGCTCCCAACCGACACTGCTGATCAACCATGAATCAGGAGATACTCTTCAAACCGACCAGCTCTCGCTGAGCGTGTTCGATAGTTCCGGCGTGCTGATAGGCACGACCAGCCTGTCCTCATTATCGCCTCCTGCCAGTCCTTCTACATTGAGCCCCGGGCTTCAGACATCCGCCATACCGCTTAATGTCACCGGCGGTAACGTGGTCAAGGGCGCACAATACACAATCAAGGTCACCAGCATCCAGACAAAACAGCAGATAGGCATGATGCTGCTGGTTGCCCGTTGA
- a CDS encoding flavodoxin domain-containing protein, translated as MPNKALIIYDTKYGATEQIANWIAEGLNGADIQHVDDVTTTIYELVIIGSPIYNDMTSKRIIRFLDKNKDTLSSRKIALFTVSVPPDMTEDRSKRFKGAYTLEKLLEHARGTILSTKAFLGKIELKEMTELDRLSLRIDYFLKGYRLRDVNYMDREEAVNWGRHLYDLMVNPPETIPEKPATRQESQKREREK; from the coding sequence ATGCCTAATAAAGCTCTCATTATCTATGATACCAAATACGGGGCTACCGAACAGATCGCGAACTGGATCGCCGAAGGGTTGAACGGTGCCGACATCCAGCATGTAGATGATGTGACCACTACGATCTATGAGCTTGTGATAATTGGCTCCCCGATATACAACGATATGACTTCGAAAAGGATCATCAGGTTTCTCGATAAAAATAAGGATACGTTAAGCAGCAGAAAGATCGCATTATTTACGGTGAGCGTCCCCCCGGATATGACAGAGGACAGGTCGAAAAGATTTAAGGGCGCCTATACGCTGGAAAAGCTGCTGGAGCATGCCAGAGGAACGATACTGTCGACAAAGGCGTTTTTAGGAAAAATAGAGTTAAAAGAGATGACAGAGCTTGACAGGCTGTCACTCAGGATAGATTATTTTTTAAAAGGGTACAGGCTCAGGGATGTTAACTATATGGACAGGGAAGAGGCGGTAAACTGGGGAAGACATCTATATGACCTTATGGTAAACCCGCCGGAAACGATCCCGGAAAAGCCTGCGACTCGACAGGAAAGCCAAAAAAGAGAAAGAGAAAAATAA
- a CDS encoding radical SAM protein gives MEELKVYQGPKSKFSHMTSAHPCFNEKAHFSTARIHLPVAPKCNIQCNFCTRKIDKCEHRPGVSSGVMTPQEAADRVDQAVKEVENLRVVGVAGPGEALANEETIETFKLVHQRHPNLIKCVATNGLYLAEKVDDLVKVGINSVTVTINAIDPAVGAKIYSWIRYHNKTYRGEEGAKLLIENQIKGVEAAVKAGFIVKVNTVLIPEINAEQIEPIAKMAAEKGAILMNIIPMIPLYKFAGMKAPECSDLEKARATAEKYLPQFRLCKQCRADACGVPGKEESISPAQRVARGEYYHA, from the coding sequence ATGGAAGAATTAAAAGTATACCAGGGTCCGAAGTCAAAATTCTCGCATATGACCTCTGCTCACCCGTGTTTTAACGAAAAAGCCCATTTTTCTACGGCAAGGATACACCTCCCCGTTGCCCCAAAATGTAACATTCAATGTAATTTCTGTACAAGAAAGATAGATAAGTGCGAGCACCGCCCCGGAGTATCCTCGGGAGTGATGACACCGCAGGAGGCCGCGGACAGAGTAGACCAGGCAGTAAAAGAGGTCGAGAACCTGAGAGTCGTAGGAGTCGCCGGACCCGGTGAAGCCCTTGCGAACGAGGAGACTATCGAGACCTTTAAGCTTGTTCACCAGAGACACCCGAACCTGATCAAGTGTGTGGCCACGAACGGCCTTTATCTTGCAGAGAAAGTAGATGACCTTGTTAAGGTCGGGATCAACAGCGTCACTGTCACTATTAACGCCATTGACCCGGCGGTCGGCGCAAAGATCTACTCCTGGATAAGGTACCACAATAAGACCTATCGCGGAGAGGAAGGCGCAAAGCTCCTCATCGAGAACCAGATCAAAGGAGTGGAAGCCGCAGTCAAGGCCGGCTTTATAGTCAAGGTAAACACCGTGCTTATACCTGAGATAAACGCGGAACAGATCGAGCCTATCGCGAAGATGGCGGCCGAGAAGGGCGCCATACTGATGAACATCATACCGATGATCCCGCTCTACAAGTTCGCCGGAATGAAAGCTCCGGAATGCTCGGACCTTGAAAAGGCAAGGGCAACAGCTGAAAAGTACCTGCCACAGTTCAGGCTTTGCAAGCAGTGCCGTGCGGACGCGTGCGGAGTACCGGGCAAGGAAGAGTCCATATCGCCCGCGCAGCGTGTCGCCAGAGGCGAATACTACCACGCATAA
- a CDS encoding PA14 domain-containing protein, with translation MLKMDDSGIADAFYTILSVSLVVIMGIAISGVILSAASRQSNESGVQLSEFASQGMKKGLYGYYYHVDTTGTDYLSADPNDILFKRMASERIDEIISFNVSNKPLNVPDNDGSVIWTGYLYVPKDGAYKFELESCDGSWLWIDGSMIADNHGVHGPVAIQSPDIQLSGGYHTIKVRYFYRDINNARCMLSWNLNGQMGPVYSLYR, from the coding sequence ATGCTTAAAATGGATGATTCGGGAATAGCCGACGCATTTTATACTATCCTGTCCGTTTCGCTAGTGGTCATAATGGGCATCGCCATATCCGGCGTCATCCTTTCGGCCGCTTCCCGCCAGAGTAACGAATCAGGCGTCCAGCTATCCGAATTTGCATCTCAGGGCATGAAAAAAGGCCTGTATGGATATTATTATCATGTAGATACTACCGGCACGGACTATCTGTCGGCCGATCCGAACGATATACTTTTTAAAAGGATGGCTTCGGAGCGGATCGATGAAATAATATCTTTTAACGTATCGAATAAGCCTTTGAACGTGCCGGATAACGACGGGTCCGTCATATGGACCGGATATCTCTATGTCCCGAAGGACGGAGCTTATAAGTTCGAGCTCGAAAGCTGTGACGGCTCATGGTTATGGATTGACGGGTCGATGATCGCCGATAATCATGGCGTTCACGGGCCTGTAGCCATTCAAAGCCCTGATATTCAGCTATCCGGCGGCTATCATACTATTAAGGTCCGATACTTTTACAGGGATATAAACAACGCCCGTTGTATGCTGTCCTGGAACCTGAACGGTCAGATGGGACCCGTATACTCACTTTACAGGTAG